Proteins encoded in a region of the Sphingomonas sp. HMP9 genome:
- a CDS encoding cation:proton antiporter — MHAMTPTEVFLLALLIIFTMPYLVWRLGRTDYWAPLVVVQIFGGILLGPGVLGAAYPDYYATIFTPATLGSLNGIAWWAVMLFVWVAGIELDLGEAWKRRGETGVTAGLALAVPLITGSIAAVLMLRYPGWRGPDGATWQVVLGIGMACAVTALPILVLFLEKLDVLREPIGQRILRYASLDDIAIWGVLALILLDWERVGRQGGFLVGFAIATLLVRKLMARIEERDRWYVSLIWLAGCGFAADWAGLHFMVGAFLSGAVLDAKWFTTAKMDQFRHFVLLAVMPVFFLSTGLKTQWAVGGYAVFGAAALLLLASVGGKLAGVHAAGRILKWRPGEASAIGWLLQTKALIMIIFVNILLDKKIITNETFTALLLMALASTMLTVPVVAPKLKKLAGLVRRSA; from the coding sequence ATGCACGCCATGACGCCGACGGAGGTCTTCCTCCTCGCGCTACTCATCATCTTCACCATGCCCTATCTCGTGTGGCGGCTTGGGCGGACCGATTACTGGGCGCCGCTGGTGGTCGTGCAGATCTTCGGCGGCATCCTGCTCGGGCCGGGCGTTCTCGGCGCTGCGTATCCCGATTATTATGCGACGATCTTCACGCCGGCCACGCTGGGCTCGCTTAACGGCATTGCCTGGTGGGCGGTGATGCTGTTCGTGTGGGTCGCGGGTATCGAGCTCGACCTCGGCGAAGCGTGGAAACGCCGCGGCGAGACCGGGGTGACCGCCGGCCTCGCGCTCGCGGTACCGCTGATCACCGGCAGCATCGCCGCGGTGCTGATGCTGCGCTATCCAGGCTGGCGCGGGCCGGATGGTGCGACGTGGCAGGTGGTGCTGGGCATCGGCATGGCCTGCGCGGTCACGGCGCTGCCGATCCTCGTGCTGTTCCTCGAAAAGCTCGACGTCCTGCGCGAGCCGATCGGTCAGCGGATCCTGCGCTATGCGAGCCTCGACGACATCGCGATCTGGGGTGTGCTGGCGCTGATCCTGCTCGACTGGGAGCGCGTCGGCCGACAGGGCGGGTTCCTCGTCGGGTTCGCGATCGCGACGCTGTTGGTGCGCAAGCTCATGGCGCGGATCGAGGAGCGCGATCGCTGGTATGTCAGCCTGATCTGGCTTGCGGGCTGCGGGTTCGCGGCGGACTGGGCGGGGCTGCATTTCATGGTCGGCGCGTTCCTGTCGGGCGCGGTGCTCGATGCGAAATGGTTCACGACGGCGAAGATGGACCAGTTCCGCCACTTCGTGCTGCTCGCAGTGATGCCCGTGTTCTTCCTGTCGACGGGCCTGAAGACGCAGTGGGCGGTCGGTGGCTATGCGGTGTTCGGCGCGGCGGCGTTGCTACTGCTCGCCTCGGTCGGCGGCAAGCTCGCGGGGGTTCACGCCGCCGGGCGGATCCTCAAATGGCGACCGGGCGAGGCGTCGGCGATCGGCTGGCTGCTGCAGACCAAGGCGCTGATCATGATTATCTTCGTGAACATCCTGTTGGATAAGAAGATCATCACCAACGAGACGTTCACCGCGCTGCTGCTGATGGCGTTGGCGAGCACAATGCTGACCGTGCCGGTGGTCGCGCCGAAGTTGAAGAAGCTGGCGGGGCTGGTGCGGCGGAGCGCATGA
- the pspF gene encoding phage shock protein operon transcriptional activator has protein sequence MDRTTQVIGESGTFMAALERASRAAALDRPVLVIGERGTGKELVAERLHRLSPRWDQPLVIMNCAALPETLIEAELFGHEAGAFTGATKARVGRFEEADGGTLFLDELGTLSMAAQDRLLRAVEYGEITRIGSSRPMRVDVRIVAATNEHLPDKVDRHEFRADLLDRLSFEVVTLPPLRARTGDVVVLAEHFGRRMASELGRERWEGFGPAAMDALIAYRWPGNVRELRNVVERAVYRWEKVGPIDAIEIDPFQSPHRPGASTAPKPPVEAPPAAQADDGEDPVVACEEGPSDFKSRVSRFERDLLSRALSEHRFNQRATAEALGLSYDQLRHALKRHDLLNAGA, from the coding sequence ATGGATCGAACCACACAGGTCATCGGCGAGTCCGGCACGTTCATGGCGGCGCTCGAACGCGCGTCCAGGGCCGCGGCGCTGGACCGCCCAGTGCTGGTGATCGGCGAGCGCGGGACGGGCAAGGAACTCGTCGCCGAGCGCCTGCATCGCCTCTCGCCGCGGTGGGACCAACCGTTGGTCATCATGAACTGCGCGGCGCTGCCCGAGACGCTGATCGAGGCGGAATTGTTCGGGCATGAGGCCGGCGCGTTTACCGGCGCGACCAAGGCGCGGGTCGGGCGGTTCGAGGAGGCGGACGGAGGGACCTTGTTCCTTGACGAGCTCGGCACGCTGTCGATGGCTGCGCAGGACCGGCTGCTGCGCGCGGTCGAATATGGTGAGATCACCCGGATCGGATCGTCGCGGCCGATGCGCGTCGACGTGCGGATCGTGGCCGCGACCAACGAGCACCTGCCGGACAAGGTCGACCGGCACGAATTCCGCGCGGATCTGCTCGACCGCTTGTCGTTCGAGGTGGTGACCTTGCCGCCGCTTCGCGCGCGAACCGGTGACGTCGTGGTGCTCGCCGAGCATTTCGGCCGGCGAATGGCGTCTGAACTGGGGCGGGAACGCTGGGAGGGCTTCGGCCCGGCCGCGATGGACGCGCTGATTGCGTATCGTTGGCCCGGCAACGTGCGTGAACTCCGCAACGTGGTCGAGCGCGCGGTATACCGCTGGGAGAAGGTCGGGCCGATCGACGCGATCGAGATCGACCCGTTCCAGTCCCCGCACCGCCCCGGCGCCTCGACCGCGCCAAAACCTCCTGTAGAGGCTCCACCCGCGGCGCAAGCGGATGACGGTGAAGATCCGGTGGTGGCGTGCGAGGAAGGTCCCTCGGACTTCAAGTCCCGCGTATCCCGCTTCGAGCGCGACCTGCTCTCGCGCGCGCTGTCCGAACACCGCTTCAACCAGCGTGCCACCGCCGAGGCACTGGGCCTGAGCTACGACCAGCTCCGCCACGCCCTTAAACGCCACGACCTGCTCAACGCAGGGGCGTGA